The Staphylococcus carnosus genome has a segment encoding these proteins:
- a CDS encoding NAD(P)/FAD-dependent oxidoreductase has product MYQTIVIGGGPSGLMSAAAASQHSDKVLLIEKKKGLGRKLKISGGGRCNVTNRLPYDEIIRHIPGNGKFLYSPFSVFDNESIIEFFESRGVQLKEEDHGRMFPVSNRAQDVVDALINELSTNNVEVLEETAIKTIKKSDDHFIIIDAEGNEYTSKTVVIATGGTSVPQTGSTGDGYKFAKELGHTITELFPTEVPITSKEPFIIRKTLKGLSLKDVSLSVLRKNGKPRITHRMDMLFTHFGVSGPGALRCSQFVYKEQKSQKKQEIQMKLDVFPDEKENELQNRIKKQIHETPDKYIKNSLRGMIEERYLNFILEQAGIEEETTGHHISNQQIAEIAHLFKSFTFTVNGTLSIEKAFVTGGGVSIKEIEPHTMMSKKTSGLFLCGEVLDIHGYTGGYNITSALVTGRVSGMNAGIYQN; this is encoded by the coding sequence ATGTATCAAACAATTGTAATCGGCGGTGGTCCTAGTGGTTTGATGTCTGCTGCTGCGGCCAGTCAACATTCAGACAAAGTATTATTAATAGAAAAGAAAAAAGGACTTGGCAGAAAACTGAAAATTTCTGGCGGTGGTCGTTGTAACGTTACAAATCGTCTGCCCTATGATGAAATTATTCGCCATATACCTGGGAATGGCAAATTCCTCTACAGCCCCTTTTCAGTCTTTGATAATGAATCCATTATTGAATTTTTTGAATCACGTGGTGTTCAATTAAAAGAAGAAGATCATGGCCGAATGTTCCCTGTGTCTAACCGTGCTCAAGATGTAGTCGATGCACTGATAAATGAGTTATCAACCAATAACGTAGAAGTGTTAGAAGAAACCGCAATCAAAACTATCAAAAAGTCAGATGATCACTTCATAATTATCGATGCTGAAGGCAATGAATACACTTCTAAAACAGTCGTAATTGCCACAGGCGGTACAAGCGTACCTCAAACTGGCTCAACTGGAGACGGTTATAAATTCGCAAAAGAATTGGGACATACAATAACAGAACTTTTTCCAACCGAAGTACCTATTACATCTAAAGAACCATTTATTATCAGAAAAACTTTAAAAGGATTAAGCCTTAAAGATGTATCTTTATCTGTATTACGGAAAAACGGAAAACCGCGCATTACGCATCGTATGGACATGCTCTTTACACATTTTGGCGTAAGCGGACCTGGTGCACTTAGATGCAGTCAGTTTGTTTATAAAGAACAAAAGTCTCAGAAAAAGCAAGAAATACAAATGAAGCTAGACGTCTTCCCAGATGAAAAAGAAAATGAATTGCAAAACAGAATTAAAAAGCAAATACACGAAACACCTGATAAATATATCAAAAACAGTTTGCGAGGAATGATTGAAGAACGTTATCTCAATTTCATTTTAGAACAAGCAGGAATCGAAGAAGAAACAACAGGACATCATATCTCAAATCAACAAATTGCAGAAATCGCACATCTGTTTAAATCATTTACCTTTACAGTTAACGGGACTTTGTCGATTGAAAAAGCATTTGTAACAGGCGGCGGTGTCTCCATAAAAGAAATAGAACCTCATACAATGATGTCTAAAAAAACCTCTGGATTATTTTTATGTGGTGAAGTTTTAGATATCCACGGCTATACTGGTGGATATAATATCACTAGTGCATTAGTTACAGGACGTGTTTCTGGAATGAATGCTGGTATCTATCAAAATTAA
- a CDS encoding M42 family metallopeptidase encodes MDLTKKETLKQMKILTEFHSAPGFENDLKDYIKSEMEPYADDFVYNKMGGFYAVKRSENPNAKKVMIAAHMDEVGFMITHITDNGMIQFTNLGGVAADIWQGQRLKVKNRNNEIITGVVASIPKHFRSGNEGLPEIKDLMLDIGSESANEVRERGIEIGDSIVPDTEFIQLSENRYAGKAWDNRYGCLLAIEILKLFKDIQLDVDLYVGANVQEEVGLRGARAAAEQIDPDIAFVVDCSPANDMKGAQQLSGQLGGGTLIRIKDGTMILKPSFRDYLLQLCDKQNINHQYYISPGGTDGGEIHKANSGIPTAVIGVCARYIHSSDSVFDIRDYYAARQLLFESVKSLDNQQIERLQYS; translated from the coding sequence ATGGACTTAACAAAAAAAGAAACATTAAAACAAATGAAAATATTAACTGAATTCCACAGTGCACCTGGATTCGAAAATGATTTGAAAGACTACATAAAAAGTGAGATGGAGCCTTACGCTGACGATTTCGTTTATAACAAAATGGGCGGGTTTTACGCAGTTAAACGATCAGAAAATCCGAATGCTAAAAAAGTGATGATAGCTGCACATATGGACGAGGTCGGCTTTATGATTACGCATATAACAGATAATGGAATGATTCAATTCACCAATTTAGGTGGTGTTGCAGCTGATATTTGGCAAGGTCAAAGATTAAAAGTTAAGAATCGTAATAATGAAATCATAACTGGTGTCGTTGCAAGTATCCCAAAACATTTCAGATCTGGTAATGAAGGCTTGCCTGAAATCAAAGATTTAATGTTAGATATCGGTAGTGAATCAGCAAATGAGGTTAGAGAACGCGGTATTGAAATAGGTGATTCAATTGTCCCTGATACCGAATTTATTCAACTATCTGAAAATCGCTATGCAGGAAAAGCGTGGGATAATCGTTATGGTTGTTTATTGGCAATAGAAATTTTAAAATTATTTAAAGATATACAATTAGACGTTGATTTATATGTCGGTGCTAATGTACAAGAAGAAGTAGGATTGCGCGGCGCACGTGCAGCTGCAGAACAAATTGACCCTGATATTGCTTTTGTTGTGGATTGTTCACCAGCAAATGATATGAAAGGTGCACAGCAATTGTCAGGTCAATTAGGCGGAGGCACACTAATTCGTATCAAAGATGGCACAATGATTTTGAAACCATCATTTAGAGATTATCTGCTTCAATTATGTGATAAACAAAATATTAATCACCAATATTATATTTCACCAGGCGGCACTGATGGCGGTGAAATTCATAAAGCTAATAGTGGTATACCTACAGCTGTAATTGGGGTATGTGCGAGATATATTCATAGTTCTGATTCAGTGTTTGATATTCGTGACTACTATGCAGCACGACAATTATTATTTGAATCAGTCAAATCACTAGATAATCAACAAATTGAACGATTACAATATTCTTAA
- a CDS encoding YtnP family quorum-quenching lactonase: MELGDFKIHYLNGGMTNMDGGTMFGAVPKPLWSRKLEPNDKNQVRMSTHPILVLTEDKNILIDTGLGNGKLTDKQKRNSGVENESFVKEELADYNLSPEDIDIVLMTHMHYDHAAGLTDNEGHAQFPNAIHYIQQDEWHEFNAPNIRSKATYWPQNQGDYKENIILFENDIEPYPGIKMQHTGGHSFGHSIITFESKGEHAVHMADILPSHAHSNPLWLTSYDDYPMQSIREKERLIPYFILNDYWFLFYHDADYFAVKFDKKDKTIKETIKRK; the protein is encoded by the coding sequence ATGGAATTAGGGGATTTTAAAATCCATTATTTGAATGGTGGTATGACAAATATGGATGGCGGAACAATGTTTGGCGCTGTTCCTAAACCATTATGGTCACGCAAACTAGAGCCTAATGATAAAAATCAGGTCAGAATGTCTACACATCCTATCCTTGTTTTGACGGAAGACAAAAACATTTTAATTGATACGGGTTTAGGTAATGGTAAATTGACTGATAAACAAAAGCGCAATTCTGGCGTTGAGAATGAAAGCTTTGTTAAAGAAGAATTAGCGGATTATAATCTTTCACCTGAAGATATAGATATTGTATTGATGACCCACATGCATTATGATCATGCAGCAGGATTAACAGACAATGAAGGTCATGCTCAATTTCCAAATGCAATTCACTATATCCAGCAAGATGAGTGGCATGAGTTCAATGCACCTAATATTAGAAGTAAAGCTACATATTGGCCGCAGAACCAAGGAGATTATAAAGAGAATATCATATTATTTGAAAATGACATAGAACCTTATCCTGGTATTAAAATGCAGCATACAGGCGGTCATAGTTTTGGCCATAGCATTATAACGTTTGAAAGCAAGGGTGAACATGCTGTGCATATGGCAGATATCTTACCATCACATGCACATTCAAACCCATTATGGTTAACTTCATATGATGATTATCCAATGCAAAGTATACGAGAAAAAGAACGTTTAATACCTTACTTTATCCTAAATGATTATTGGTTCTTGTTTTATCATGATGCAGATTATTTTGCAGTTAAATTTGATAAAAAGGATAAAACAATAAAGGAAACAATCAAGAGAAAATAA
- a CDS encoding thioredoxin family protein produces the protein MKTLESVEQFEELKQGKTVFMFTADWCVDCRFIKPRLPELEENHKDFTFVSVDRDKFIDLCVDLGIMGIPSFLVYENGEQVGSYVSKDRKTIEQIDEFINNI, from the coding sequence ATGAAAACATTAGAATCTGTTGAACAATTTGAAGAATTAAAACAAGGTAAAACTGTATTTATGTTTACGGCTGATTGGTGTGTAGATTGTCGATTTATTAAACCAAGACTACCTGAATTAGAAGAAAATCATAAAGATTTTACATTTGTATCAGTCGATAGAGATAAATTCATCGATTTATGTGTCGACCTTGGAATTATGGGAATCCCAAGTTTTCTAGTATATGAAAATGGCGAACAAGTAGGTAGTTATGTAAGTAAAGATCGCAAAACAATTGAACAAATCGATGAATTTATAAATAATATTTAA
- a CDS encoding pseudouridine synthase — protein MRLDKYLANMGVGTRSEVKQLLKKNKVQVNGKNEKQSKAHINPDTDEITVDGNLIEYVDKVYIMLNKPAGYISATEDEEQSTIVSLIKDFQHMKIFPVGRLDKDTEGLILLTNDGQFNHDIMSPNKHVSKIYRVEAKNPITDDDIKQFAEGVELSDGKTKPAQLERTENEKVAFVSIREGRYHQVKRMFHAIDNEVLNLKRVQIGKLKLDSNLPKGSYRELTQEEIELVKQ, from the coding sequence ATGCGGCTTGATAAATATTTAGCTAACATGGGTGTTGGCACACGCAGTGAAGTGAAACAGTTATTAAAGAAAAATAAAGTTCAAGTGAACGGGAAAAATGAAAAGCAGAGTAAAGCGCATATTAATCCCGATACTGATGAAATCACAGTGGATGGCAACTTGATAGAGTATGTGGATAAAGTTTATATTATGTTGAATAAACCAGCAGGTTATATTTCTGCTACGGAAGATGAAGAACAATCTACCATCGTGAGTTTGATTAAAGACTTTCAGCACATGAAAATTTTCCCAGTCGGAAGACTAGACAAAGATACTGAAGGGTTGATATTGTTAACCAACGATGGTCAATTTAATCATGACATCATGAGCCCGAATAAACATGTTTCTAAAATTTATCGTGTGGAAGCAAAAAATCCAATCACAGATGATGATATTAAGCAATTTGCTGAAGGTGTTGAATTATCTGATGGTAAAACTAAACCAGCACAATTGGAGCGTACAGAGAATGAAAAAGTAGCATTTGTTTCAATTCGAGAAGGTCGTTACCATCAAGTAAAAAGGATGTTTCATGCCATCGATAATGAGGTACTGAATTTAAAGCGGGTTCAAATTGGAAAACTCAAACTGGATTCTAATCTTCCTAAAGGTTCCTATAGAGAACTCACACAAGAAGAAATAGAATTAGTGAAACAATAA
- a CDS encoding polysaccharide biosynthesis protein, translated as MNESQELVRGTFLLTLSILITKILGVLFIIPFYAIIGGEENLAPFNYAYAPYNIAIAVATAGVPLAASKYVAKYNALGAYHVSQKLYRSSFIVMSITGVLGFIILYALSPMIATLTLAHESNVKGGWTVADITWIIRIISMVVIFIPLLATWRGVFQGYKSMGPTAVSEVTEQIARIIFILVGSYLVLNVFHGSVLLANGVATFAAAIGAIAGILTLWYYWRKRKPFIDEMTASDHTGIDVPYTQMYKEIISYSIPFVIVSLNFPLFNIVDQLTHNNALDIAGVPQQLHDYFFTILNMTTNKIVMIPTSLAAGFAISLIPYITKTYESGQLHEMHRQIRTSLGVLMFITVPASLGIMALSSPLYTVFYSYNGDGSMLLFYYAPVAILISLLSITASMLQGIDKQKLTVFVIVAAVVLKAVLNIPLIVAFHTAGAILSTAIALLFANICNFIILKKYAKFTFTETFIQFAKIFIYGFIMMIGVELTFWLLQLFISPQSKIGSLIILLAGVIVGVVIYGGITLKTRLADQFLGDLPGKIRRKLRIS; from the coding sequence ATGAATGAAAGTCAAGAACTAGTAAGAGGGACCTTTCTACTTACACTGAGTATATTGATTACCAAAATACTTGGTGTGCTCTTTATTATACCGTTCTATGCAATTATAGGCGGTGAAGAGAATTTGGCCCCATTCAACTATGCATATGCGCCTTATAATATCGCAATTGCAGTGGCAACAGCTGGTGTACCATTAGCCGCTTCTAAATATGTTGCCAAGTACAATGCATTAGGCGCGTATCACGTCAGTCAGAAATTATATCGCTCAAGTTTTATAGTGATGAGTATTACAGGTGTGTTAGGTTTTATTATTCTATATGCCTTATCACCAATGATTGCTACTTTAACATTAGCACATGAATCTAATGTTAAAGGCGGTTGGACTGTTGCCGACATCACTTGGATTATTAGAATTATCAGTATGGTAGTTATTTTTATCCCATTGCTCGCAACATGGCGCGGAGTGTTTCAAGGTTATAAATCAATGGGACCAACAGCGGTTTCGGAAGTTACAGAACAAATTGCACGTATTATCTTTATTTTAGTTGGAAGCTATCTCGTTTTAAATGTCTTCCATGGTTCTGTTTTATTAGCCAATGGTGTCGCAACGTTCGCCGCTGCAATCGGTGCAATTGCGGGTATCTTAACCCTTTGGTATTATTGGCGAAAAAGAAAACCATTTATTGATGAAATGACTGCTTCAGATCATACTGGGATTGATGTACCTTATACACAAATGTATAAAGAAATCATTTCATACAGTATTCCGTTTGTCATCGTGAGTTTGAACTTCCCATTATTTAACATCGTAGACCAATTAACACATAATAACGCATTAGATATTGCAGGAGTACCACAACAACTTCATGATTATTTCTTTACAATTCTTAATATGACAACGAATAAAATTGTAATGATTCCAACATCATTAGCAGCAGGTTTTGCCATTAGTTTGATTCCATATATTACAAAGACATATGAATCTGGCCAATTACATGAGATGCATAGACAAATTCGTACATCACTTGGTGTGCTGATGTTTATTACAGTACCAGCAAGTTTAGGAATTATGGCACTTTCATCACCGTTGTATACAGTGTTCTATAGTTACAATGGCGATGGCAGCATGTTGTTATTTTATTATGCACCAGTCGCTATCTTAATTTCGTTATTAAGTATTACGGCTTCTATGTTGCAAGGTATTGATAAACAAAAATTGACAGTATTTGTGATTGTTGCAGCTGTTGTTTTAAAAGCAGTATTAAATATTCCGTTAATTGTAGCATTCCATACAGCGGGGGCAATTTTAAGTACTGCAATTGCACTGTTGTTTGCTAATATTTGCAACTTTATCATACTGAAAAAATACGCTAAGTTCACTTTTACAGAAACATTTATTCAATTCGCTAAAATATTCATCTATGGTTTCATTATGATGATTGGTGTTGAATTAACATTTTGGTTATTGCAATTATTTATTTCACCGCAATCAAAAATCGGCAGTTTAATTATTCTCTTAGCAGGTGTCATTGTAGGTGTAGTTATCTATGGAGGTATCACATTGAAAACAAGATTAGCTGATCAATTCTTAGGTGATTTGCCTGGTAAAATTCGTAGAAAGTTAAGAATTTCATAA
- the pepV gene encoding dipeptidase PepV produces MWKEKVQEYEDQIIADLSGLLSIESVRDDSKATSDAPLGPGPKAALDYMYQLAERDGFATHDVDHVAGRIEVGKGEDLFGILCHVDVVPAGEGWDTPPFEPTVTDDAIIARGTLDDKGPTIAAYYAVKILNDMNVDWKKRVHIIVGTDEESDWIGVNRYFESEEMPALGFAPDAEFPAIHGEKGITTFDIKQENKTADEQGADVVLESFESGQRYNMVPDEAVARLTVKADDLDITELYQNYLDAHDLNGTSELDGDTLVLRLKGKAVHGMDPSIGLNAGLFLIHFLNELNLDSQAAKFTDLSERYLFESHFGEKMGMKFHTDKMGDLTTNIGIISYSKDKGGEYGINLRYPEGFEFDDAIKRFANEVNELGFELDLGKVQRPHYVDKNDPFVQTLVQAYRNQTGDMTEPYTIGGGTYARNLDKGVAFGAMFSDSEDLMHQRNEYITKKQLFNATSIYLEALYALCVEE; encoded by the coding sequence ATGTGGAAAGAAAAAGTGCAAGAATATGAAGATCAAATTATAGCTGATTTATCCGGATTACTATCTATAGAAAGTGTTAGAGATGATAGTAAAGCAACATCTGATGCACCGCTCGGACCAGGACCAAAAGCTGCGCTTGATTATATGTATCAACTCGCAGAACGTGATGGATTTGCTACACATGATGTAGATCATGTGGCAGGAAGAATCGAAGTCGGTAAAGGTGAAGATTTATTCGGCATTCTTTGTCACGTCGATGTTGTCCCTGCTGGAGAAGGATGGGATACACCACCTTTTGAACCTACAGTTACAGATGACGCGATTATCGCTAGAGGCACTTTAGATGATAAAGGACCTACAATCGCAGCATATTATGCAGTTAAAATTTTGAATGATATGAATGTTGATTGGAAAAAACGTGTACACATTATTGTAGGTACAGATGAAGAGTCAGATTGGATTGGCGTAAACCGTTATTTTGAATCTGAAGAAATGCCTGCTTTAGGTTTTGCGCCTGATGCTGAATTCCCTGCAATTCATGGTGAAAAAGGTATCACTACATTTGATATTAAACAAGAAAATAAAACAGCTGATGAACAAGGTGCAGATGTCGTATTGGAATCATTTGAATCAGGACAACGTTATAATATGGTACCTGATGAAGCGGTTGCACGTCTGACTGTGAAAGCAGATGATCTTGATATTACAGAACTGTACCAAAATTATTTAGATGCGCATGACTTAAATGGTACAAGTGAGTTAGATGGAGATACTTTAGTTTTACGCTTAAAAGGTAAAGCAGTTCATGGTATGGATCCTTCAATAGGATTAAATGCTGGTTTATTCTTGATTCATTTCTTAAATGAATTGAATCTAGATAGTCAAGCAGCAAAATTTACGGACTTAAGTGAAAGATATTTATTTGAATCACACTTTGGAGAAAAAATGGGTATGAAATTCCATACTGATAAAATGGGAGATTTAACAACAAATATCGGTATTATTTCATATTCAAAAGATAAAGGCGGAGAATACGGCATTAATTTACGTTATCCGGAAGGATTTGAATTTGATGACGCAATTAAACGTTTTGCAAATGAAGTAAATGAATTGGGATTTGAATTAGATTTAGGTAAGGTACAACGCCCTCATTATGTTGATAAAAACGATCCGTTTGTACAAACACTTGTACAAGCATATCGTAACCAAACAGGGGATATGACAGAACCGTATACAATTGGCGGCGGCACATATGCACGTAACCTAGATAAAGGCGTAGCATTCGGAGCGATGTTCAGCGACTCAGAGGACTTAATGCATCAAAGAAATGAATACATCACTAAAAAACAATTATTTAATGCAACTAGCATTTATTTAGAAGCGCTATATGCATTATGTGTGGAGGAATGA
- the dat gene encoding D-amino-acid transaminase, with amino-acid sequence MTNKVLLNGRFVDEKDANIPYNDRGYNFGDGIYEYIRVYDGTLFTVKEHFERFLRSAAEIDIDLEETVESLTQTVQSLIDENNVQNGGIYIQATRGASPRDHAFPGPDVKPQIMAFTKSYGRPFEELENGIFAVTVEDIRWLRCDIKSLNLLGNVLAKEYAVKYNAAEAIQHRGDTVTEGASSNVYAIKDGVIYTHPINNYILNGITRQVIKNVAEEADIPFKEETFTVDFLKNADEIIVSSTSVEVMPVIKLDGEAVGEGKVGPITRKLQEGFNQKIEESHNK; translated from the coding sequence ATGACTAATAAAGTGTTATTGAATGGCCGATTTGTAGATGAGAAGGACGCAAACATCCCGTATAACGATAGAGGATATAATTTTGGCGATGGTATTTATGAATACATTCGTGTTTATGACGGAACGTTGTTTACTGTTAAAGAACACTTTGAAAGATTTTTACGCAGTGCTGCAGAAATCGATATCGATTTAGAAGAAACTGTTGAATCTTTAACTCAAACAGTTCAATCATTAATTGACGAAAATAATGTTCAAAATGGCGGAATATATATCCAAGCAACTAGAGGCGCATCACCTAGAGATCATGCTTTCCCTGGACCAGATGTAAAACCGCAAATAATGGCATTTACAAAGAGTTATGGCAGACCATTTGAAGAACTTGAAAATGGTATCTTTGCAGTAACAGTTGAAGATATTCGTTGGTTGCGTTGCGATATTAAAAGCTTGAATTTACTGGGCAATGTATTAGCGAAAGAATACGCAGTGAAATATAATGCAGCAGAAGCTATTCAACATCGTGGAGATACAGTAACTGAAGGTGCTTCAAGTAATGTCTATGCGATTAAAGATGGTGTGATTTATACACATCCAATTAATAATTATATTCTTAACGGTATTACACGTCAGGTAATTAAAAATGTGGCAGAAGAAGCAGATATACCATTTAAAGAAGAAACATTTACTGTTGATTTCTTGAAAAATGCAGATGAAATTATCGTTTCAAGTACTTCTGTTGAAGTAATGCCAGTTATTAAGTTAGATGGTGAAGCAGTAGGCGAAGGTAAAGTCGGTCCGATAACACGTAAGCTTCAAGAAGGCTTTAATCAGAAAATTGAAGAAAGTCACAATAAATAA
- the trmB gene encoding tRNA (guanosine(46)-N7)-methyltransferase TrmB, with the protein MRLRNKPWAEDYLRKHNTVVDLDGTHAGKMSEWFEKDQPIYIEVGSGMGQFITELAAQHPEVNFVSLERDKNVMIRVLDKVLEKDLQNIKLICNDAMELTDYFKDGEVDRVYLNFSDPWPKKRHAKRRLTYHSFLALYKAILKDEGEIHFKTDNRGLFAYSLESMSQFGMYFTKINLNLHDEDDEDNIETEYELKFADKGSRIYRMEAKFH; encoded by the coding sequence ATGAGATTAAGAAATAAACCTTGGGCCGAGGATTATTTACGTAAACATAATACAGTTGTGGATCTTGATGGTACTCATGCTGGAAAGATGTCTGAGTGGTTTGAAAAAGACCAACCTATATATATAGAAGTTGGTTCTGGCATGGGACAGTTCATTACGGAACTTGCTGCTCAACATCCAGAAGTTAACTTTGTATCATTAGAACGAGACAAAAATGTTATGATTCGTGTGTTAGACAAAGTTTTGGAAAAAGATTTACAAAACATTAAATTAATTTGTAATGATGCTATGGAATTAACGGATTATTTCAAAGATGGCGAAGTAGACCGCGTATATTTGAACTTTTCAGATCCATGGCCTAAAAAACGACATGCGAAACGTCGTCTCACTTATCACTCATTTTTAGCTTTATATAAAGCAATTTTAAAAGATGAAGGTGAGATACATTTTAAAACAGATAATCGCGGACTTTTTGCTTATAGTTTAGAAAGTATGTCTCAGTTTGGAATGTATTTTACTAAGATTAATTTAAATCTTCACGATGAAGATGATGAAGATAATATTGAAACTGAATATGAACTGAAATTTGCTGATAAAGGATCACGTATTTATCGTATGGAAGCAAAGTTCCATTAA
- a CDS encoding phosphotransferase family protein, with amino-acid sequence MEQFYQLGWTLDSAGGASGEAYMAEQDGQKLFLKRNSNPFIAALSAEGIVPKLVWTKRIETGEVVTAQHWKNGRELTFEEMNQTRVAKLLKKIHSSKTLLTMLKRMEMEPITPDILYQKINTSLSRQVLSHHVIRKALTYLEEHKPNLDPRFYTVVHGDVNHNNWLLSDHDELYLVDWEGAMLADPAIDIGMLLYNYVPQSEWSEWLEKYGAKESLDLSKRMKWYTVIQAIGLVEWNEEQKRYKDMNIWLKFLNEVMNSNVFI; translated from the coding sequence TTGGAGCAGTTTTATCAGTTAGGGTGGACATTGGATTCTGCTGGCGGTGCATCTGGTGAAGCCTATATGGCAGAACAAGATGGTCAAAAATTATTTTTAAAAAGAAACTCAAATCCTTTTATCGCAGCTTTATCTGCAGAAGGTATTGTACCTAAACTAGTTTGGACTAAGCGGATAGAAACTGGGGAAGTTGTAACCGCACAACATTGGAAAAATGGGCGAGAACTTACTTTTGAAGAGATGAATCAAACAAGAGTAGCCAAGTTGCTAAAAAAGATTCATAGCTCTAAAACGCTTTTGACAATGTTGAAGCGCATGGAAATGGAACCTATAACTCCAGATATTTTATATCAAAAAATCAACACTTCGCTTTCAAGACAAGTGCTTTCTCATCATGTTATTAGAAAAGCGTTAACTTATCTTGAAGAACATAAACCTAATTTAGATCCTCGTTTTTATACTGTAGTTCACGGTGATGTTAACCATAATAATTGGTTATTGTCAGATCATGATGAATTATATCTTGTTGATTGGGAAGGTGCGATGTTAGCAGATCCAGCGATTGATATCGGTATGCTGCTTTACAATTACGTTCCTCAAAGTGAATGGTCTGAATGGCTTGAAAAATACGGTGCAAAAGAATCATTAGATTTAAGCAAACGTATGAAATGGTATACAGTTATTCAAGCTATTGGATTAGTGGAATGGAATGAAGAACAAAAACGTTATAAAGATATGAATATTTGGCTGAAATTCTTAAATGAAGTAATGAACAGCAACGTATTTATTTGA
- a CDS encoding YtxH domain-containing protein, with protein MAKGSNFLKAVVGIGAAAAAVLLTRKDSREKLKNEYDKYKENPESYKQNAKDLASQIASNASETFNEVKENPKEYAEKVKQDPKGFVKEQKERFSNGNQDASAPTLDDAKQSDEPRHNIRIVTDEDLKNNENKSSDNDTK; from the coding sequence ATGGCAAAAGGAAGTAATTTTTTAAAAGCAGTTGTAGGTATTGGTGCAGCAGCTGCAGCAGTTTTATTAACAAGAAAAGACAGCAGAGAAAAATTAAAAAATGAATATGATAAATATAAAGAGAACCCTGAATCTTATAAACAAAACGCAAAAGATTTAGCTTCTCAAATCGCATCAAATGCATCGGAAACTTTTAATGAAGTTAAAGAAAATCCTAAAGAATATGCAGAAAAAGTAAAACAAGATCCTAAAGGATTTGTAAAAGAACAAAAAGAACGTTTCAGTAATGGAAATCAAGATGCTTCAGCACCTACTTTAGATGATGCAAAGCAATCTGATGAACCAAGACATAATATCAGAATTGTAACTGATGAAGATTTAAAGAATAATGAAAATAAATCTTCTGATAATGACACAAAATAA